The following coding sequences are from one Haploplasma axanthum window:
- a CDS encoding restriction endonuclease yields the protein MDIFDFSYEFPSTIEELDKFNGKEFEIFLLEFFKKLGFSTRMTDDTNDKGIDLIVKMNSDSAQKIVGIQAKRWKSKVGADEIRSMLDGRAHYNLDEVWIVTTSDLTSAAKTTAMNNNIEIINRDRVEKFLEELKKRENVKFRQKNVTKSTDVILNTATGNKSDVKDDKLFEDLKELRTTLAKQHKLFPVYLVYNNATIEEIVLKKPLTLEELKDITGITENKISLFGKNILELITRYSEDSKIEIKKELILERQKISKYNNLKNEYAAYNDVVLEDLVKKLPTTLEELKQIKGFKLDNVDLFGEYLIKVIKRIKNII from the coding sequence ATGGATATATTTGATTTTTCGTATGAATTTCCGTCCACAATTGAAGAACTAGATAAGTTTAATGGAAAAGAGTTTGAAATTTTTCTTTTGGAATTCTTTAAAAAGTTAGGTTTTTCAACTAGAATGACAGATGACACCAATGATAAAGGTATTGATTTAATTGTAAAAATGAATAGTGACAGTGCTCAAAAAATAGTTGGAATTCAAGCTAAAAGGTGGAAAAGTAAAGTTGGAGCAGATGAAATTAGAAGTATGTTAGATGGGCGAGCACATTATAATTTAGATGAAGTTTGGATAGTAACAACAAGTGATTTAACATCTGCAGCTAAAACTACTGCAATGAATAATAATATTGAAATTATTAATAGAGATAGAGTTGAAAAATTTTTAGAAGAACTTAAGAAAAGAGAGAATGTTAAATTTCGTCAAAAGAATGTAACCAAGAGTACCGATGTTATTTTAAATACAGCAACTGGAAATAAAAGTGATGTAAAAGATGATAAACTTTTCGAAGATTTAAAAGAACTAAGAACAACTCTTGCAAAGCAACATAAACTTTTTCCTGTTTATCTTGTTTATAACAATGCAACGATTGAAGAAATTGTGTTGAAAAAACCTTTAACATTAGAAGAACTTAAAGATATTACGGGCATAACAGAAAATAAAATATCTCTATTTGGTAAAAATATTTTAGAATTAATCACTAGATACAGTGAAGATAGCAAAATTGAGATTAAAAAAGAATTAATTTTAGAAAGACAAAAAATTAGTAAGTACAATAATTTAAAGAATGAATATGCTGCTTATAATGACGTTGTTCTAGAAGATCTAGTTAAAAAACTTCCTACTACATTAGAAGAACTTAAACAAATTAAAGGCTTTAAACTTGATAATGTTGATTTGTTCGGAGAATATTTAATAAAAGTAATTAAAAGAATAAAAAATATCATTTAA
- a CDS encoding IS110 family RNA-guided transposase, with translation MYLVGIDIAKYSHQCFMATTHGEIINEFSFDNNSNGFKLLLKHLSALYQSLEIKIGLEATGHYGNTLKQSLSTNGYTFLEFNPYLAKHFFKSTTIRKTKTDKVDARLLSSMLASVDYKTLHTKYYHINELKSLTRARNSLIESRSNALVQITNALDIIFPEFKSHFNNRLGLTALYILKKYKTPERISKLTKTHFETISNKSMGKFTYPKFLKLKELASDTIGIKSNSIVTVMLVHIDLFYSINSNIEMLETEIKSIMNLTNCKMITIPGISLMSAATILGEVTDFNNFSNSSKLIAFSGFDIAIHQSGESMSYGRLVKRGSSLLRKTIWNLVIGSIRLIPEITEYYHKKRAEGKHRNIIFSAISRKLIRIIYHLESNNINYDKNKIR, from the coding sequence ATGTATCTAGTCGGTATAGACATCGCTAAATACAGTCACCAGTGTTTTATGGCTACAACACATGGTGAAATTATCAATGAATTTTCATTTGATAATAATTCTAATGGGTTTAAGTTACTACTTAAACATTTAAGTGCTCTATATCAATCTTTAGAAATAAAAATAGGTCTTGAAGCTACGGGACACTACGGCAATACTTTAAAACAATCATTAAGTACAAACGGTTATACCTTCTTAGAGTTTAACCCTTATCTTGCCAAACATTTTTTTAAATCCACCACGATAAGAAAAACTAAAACTGACAAGGTTGATGCACGATTATTATCAAGTATGTTAGCGTCTGTAGACTACAAGACCTTACATACTAAATATTATCATATTAATGAATTAAAATCACTTACTAGAGCTAGAAATAGTTTAATTGAATCTAGATCAAATGCTTTAGTACAAATAACTAATGCTCTAGATATTATCTTTCCAGAGTTTAAATCTCATTTTAACAATAGATTAGGCCTTACTGCTCTTTATATTCTAAAGAAGTATAAAACTCCTGAAAGAATTAGTAAATTAACTAAAACACATTTTGAAACAATTTCAAATAAATCAATGGGTAAATTTACCTATCCAAAGTTTTTAAAACTTAAGGAATTAGCTAGTGATACCATTGGTATAAAATCTAATTCTATCGTTACAGTTATGTTAGTTCATATTGATTTATTCTATTCCATTAATAGTAATATTGAAATGCTAGAAACTGAAATTAAATCTATAATGAATTTAACAAATTGTAAAATGATTACTATTCCAGGCATATCCTTGATGTCTGCTGCTACTATACTTGGTGAAGTTACGGATTTTAATAACTTTTCTAATTCTTCCAAACTAATAGCATTTTCTGGTTTTGATATAGCTATACATCAATCTGGAGAATCCATGTCTTATGGTAGATTAGTTAAGCGTGGTTCTTCTTTACTTCGAAAGACTATTTGGAATTTAGTCATCGGAAGTATTAGATTAATACCTGAAATTACTGAATACTATCATAAGAAACGTGCTGAAGGAAAACATCGTAATATTATCTTTTCAGCAATATCTCGTAAACTAATTCGTATCATATATCATTTAGAATCTAATAATATTAATTACGATAAAAATAAGATTAGATAA
- a CDS encoding OsmC family protein, translated as MNDYIFKTTAVNSDGAKGTAHIIDGIEVKLDHVTKKDRNGTNPEELLALAWATCLSSTLKTVLRSKSIENEIEVRVDVFLKHNEALKRYYFEVNGYIEIKGMPLNEMKQYLKETDERCPISQLISKNTNVTLNVTNF; from the coding sequence ATGAATGACTATATTTTTAAGACAACTGCAGTGAATTCCGATGGAGCGAAAGGTACTGCTCATATCATTGATGGAATTGAAGTGAAACTTGATCATGTAACTAAAAAAGATCGTAATGGAACTAATCCTGAAGAACTTTTGGCACTAGCATGGGCTACATGTCTTAGTTCGACTTTAAAAACAGTTCTTAGAAGTAAATCGATTGAAAATGAAATTGAAGTTAGAGTTGATGTCTTTTTAAAACATAATGAAGCATTAAAAAGATATTATTTTGAAGTCAATGGTTATATTGAAATAAAAGGTATGCCTCTTAATGAAATGAAGCAATATTTAAAAGAGACTGATGAGCGTTGCCCTATTTCACAATTAATAAGCAAAAATACTAATGTTACTTTAAATGTAACAAATTTCTAA
- the trhO gene encoding oxygen-dependent tRNA uridine(34) hydroxylase TrhO produces MNNEYRVLLYYKYANIENPEEFRDEHLKYCKELGVLGRILVSKEGINGTLSGTVEQTNQYMEDFKKDPRFSDTMFKIDEASEHAFEKIFVRAKKELVNLSLEDDVNPLEITGNYLKPKEFLDAMVDPNTVVIDARNDYEYDLGHFRGAVRPDIKNFRELPDWIRENKEILEDKKILTYCTGGVRCEKFSGWLKKEGYEDVNQLHGGIATYGKDEDTKGMLWDGMMYVFDNRISVPINQHEHVVVGKDYFDGTPQERYINCANPECNKQILTSKENEDKYLGACSHECRIHPRNRYVIREKLSNEEVERRLRLINNTKMS; encoded by the coding sequence ATGAATAACGAATATCGCGTATTATTGTATTATAAGTACGCTAATATAGAAAATCCAGAAGAATTTAGAGATGAACACTTAAAATATTGTAAGGAACTTGGAGTTTTAGGAAGAATTTTAGTTTCAAAAGAAGGTATTAATGGTACTTTATCAGGAACTGTTGAACAAACAAATCAGTACATGGAAGATTTTAAAAAAGATCCAAGATTTAGTGATACAATGTTTAAGATTGATGAAGCAAGTGAACACGCTTTTGAAAAGATTTTTGTTAGAGCAAAAAAAGAATTAGTTAATTTAAGTTTAGAAGACGATGTTAATCCTCTAGAAATAACTGGTAATTATTTGAAGCCTAAAGAATTTTTAGACGCAATGGTTGATCCTAATACTGTTGTTATAGATGCTAGAAATGATTATGAATATGACTTAGGGCATTTTAGGGGAGCAGTTAGACCTGATATAAAGAATTTTAGAGAGTTACCAGATTGGATAAGAGAAAATAAAGAAATTTTAGAAGATAAAAAGATTCTTACATATTGTACTGGTGGTGTAAGATGTGAAAAATTTTCTGGATGGTTAAAAAAAGAAGGATATGAAGATGTTAATCAATTACATGGTGGAATAGCAACATACGGAAAAGATGAAGATACTAAAGGAATGTTGTGGGATGGTATGATGTATGTATTTGATAATAGAATTAGTGTTCCAATTAATCAACACGAACATGTTGTTGTTGGAAAAGACTATTTTGATGGAACCCCACAAGAAAGATACATTAATTGTGCAAACCCTGAATGTAATAAACAAATTCTTACTAGTAAAGAAAACGAAGATAAGTATTTAGGAGCATGTAGTCATGAATGTCGCATTCATCCTAGAAATAGATATGTTATTAGAGAAAAACTATCAAATGAAGAGGTTGAAAGACGATTAAGACTTATAAATAATACTAAAATGTCATAA
- a CDS encoding M28 family metallopeptidase, whose protein sequence is MNLEKLTNEVFKETDEIINEFGPRLAGTKSDEKAALFLHDKAKKFSDKSHIEEFNINKGAFFGWINILVINFTAGVVLIWFNLYLYAAILSLLSVIILIVQFIFYLPMIDFLFPKRKAHNVHGIIEPKGEVKQQVIISGHHDSAPVFNFFIHQPNLYNLRTTGSIGLVILMFVTTLVAYFLKIETFNFILNIVLSAGLLLVLQMWFFVSKKHATPGAGDNLIATNVAFKIGEYFFNEKKNGNGLKNTRIIFASFDAEEEGLRGARAFVKKNKKMLTETKTYVLNADCLYDEKELFFLTSDLNDTVKLDDKLISSLLKTADKLNLKIKTQKQALLTGGTDAAEFGKAGISATTLIGMPWTNSNRSPLYHTPNDVTSNVNKQVVTDTLNLYITFIKDND, encoded by the coding sequence ATGAATTTAGAAAAATTAACAAACGAAGTATTTAAAGAAACTGATGAGATCATAAATGAGTTTGGTCCAAGGTTAGCAGGAACAAAAAGTGATGAAAAAGCTGCTTTATTTTTACATGATAAAGCTAAAAAATTTAGTGATAAATCACACATTGAAGAATTCAATATTAATAAAGGTGCCTTCTTCGGTTGGATTAACATCTTAGTTATTAATTTTACCGCTGGGGTAGTCCTTATTTGGTTTAACCTTTACTTATATGCAGCAATTCTATCACTACTTAGTGTCATTATATTAATCGTTCAATTTATATTTTATTTACCAATGATTGATTTTCTTTTTCCAAAAAGAAAAGCTCACAATGTTCATGGAATTATTGAACCTAAAGGTGAAGTAAAACAACAAGTTATCATTAGTGGTCATCATGATAGTGCTCCAGTTTTTAACTTCTTTATTCATCAACCAAATCTTTATAATCTAAGAACTACTGGATCAATTGGTCTTGTTATACTAATGTTTGTTACAACATTGGTTGCTTATTTTTTAAAGATTGAGACTTTTAACTTTATACTTAATATTGTTTTAAGTGCCGGATTATTATTAGTACTGCAAATGTGGTTCTTTGTTTCTAAAAAACATGCAACACCAGGTGCCGGTGATAATTTGATTGCTACTAACGTAGCTTTTAAGATTGGTGAATATTTCTTTAATGAAAAAAAGAATGGCAATGGACTTAAGAACACTAGAATAATCTTTGCAAGCTTTGACGCTGAAGAGGAAGGTCTAAGAGGTGCTCGTGCTTTTGTTAAGAAAAACAAGAAAATGTTAACTGAAACTAAAACATATGTACTTAATGCTGATTGTTTATATGATGAAAAAGAGTTATTCTTCTTAACAAGTGACTTAAATGATACTGTTAAACTTGATGATAAATTAATCTCTAGTTTATTGAAAACAGCTGATAAGTTAAACTTAAAAATTAAAACTCAAAAACAAGCATTACTTACTGGTGGAACTGATGCAGCAGAATTTGGTAAAGCAGGTATTAGTGCTACAACCTTAATTGGAATGCCATGGACTAATAGTAATAGAAGTCCGCTGTATCATACTCCTAATGATGTAACATCAAACGTTAATAAACAAGTTGTTACTGATACTCTTAACTTATACATTACATTTATTAAAGACAATGACTAA
- a CDS encoding MFS transporter, with amino-acid sequence MQDLKLNYKRTIYIGLAFFLITMFWQTYDGIIAKVLIDKFGMSQATSGVVMAIDNILAIFMLPLFGLLSDKTRSKLGKRTPFILIGTLIAAVAFVSLSFVDHKQTLVVQEAGIVEEYNRMYDEINRKDGMTKAEWNLVFYDEDFKYPELTKKYEVIASKYADSDIINKFDQRDISDIYYNSLSNRAWEETRKDSKNLVMFIVLLFIVLVAMSLFRSPAVALMPDVTLKPLRSKANAIINLLGSAGAVVSIGILTVFGLSKKSYVEYTPAFIATSIVMLVALLIFMLKVKENKFRDEYQELSVKYGLEEKEDEEHTEKKVLTKAEKTSMLLILMSVFFWYMGYNAVISKLSDYAPKQLNMDFALPLLVAQGAAIVSFIPIGILSSKFGRKKMILFGVALLAICFGSASFLTAHTGGILYIILALTGVAWATINVNSFPMAVELATGKDVGRFTGYYYAFSMAAQIITPIISGLLMDKMQRSVLFPYAAFFVVLSFITMIFVKHGDVKIAKKGLLESFDVED; translated from the coding sequence ATGCAAGATTTAAAACTTAATTATAAGCGAACGATTTACATAGGATTAGCATTTTTTTTAATAACAATGTTTTGGCAAACATATGATGGGATAATTGCCAAAGTTTTAATTGACAAGTTTGGAATGAGTCAAGCAACTTCTGGAGTTGTTATGGCAATTGACAATATTTTAGCAATCTTTATGCTTCCATTATTCGGACTATTATCTGATAAAACGAGAAGTAAATTAGGTAAAAGAACACCTTTTATTCTTATTGGAACATTGATTGCAGCGGTTGCTTTTGTTTCACTATCATTTGTTGATCATAAACAAACGTTAGTTGTGCAAGAAGCAGGAATAGTTGAAGAGTATAATCGAATGTATGATGAGATTAACCGAAAAGATGGAATGACTAAAGCAGAATGGAATTTAGTATTCTATGATGAAGATTTTAAATATCCGGAATTAACTAAAAAGTATGAAGTTATTGCTAGTAAATATGCTGATAGTGATATCATTAATAAGTTTGATCAAAGAGATATAAGTGATATTTATTACAATTCACTAAGTAATAGAGCATGGGAAGAAACACGAAAAGATTCAAAGAATTTAGTAATGTTTATTGTTTTACTATTCATTGTTTTAGTTGCAATGTCGCTCTTTAGATCACCTGCGGTTGCTTTAATGCCTGATGTGACATTAAAACCATTAAGAAGTAAAGCAAATGCGATTATTAATTTATTAGGTTCGGCTGGTGCGGTTGTTTCTATAGGGATACTTACGGTCTTTGGCTTATCTAAAAAATCATATGTTGAATACACTCCAGCATTTATAGCAACAAGTATTGTTATGTTAGTAGCTTTATTAATCTTTATGTTAAAAGTTAAAGAAAATAAATTTAGAGATGAGTATCAAGAGTTAAGTGTTAAATATGGTTTAGAAGAAAAAGAAGATGAAGAACATACTGAAAAGAAAGTATTAACAAAAGCAGAAAAAACTTCAATGTTACTAATATTAATGTCAGTATTCTTTTGGTACATGGGATATAATGCGGTTATTTCCAAATTATCAGACTATGCCCCAAAACAATTGAACATGGATTTTGCATTACCTTTATTAGTAGCTCAAGGTGCAGCGATAGTTTCATTTATACCAATTGGAATACTATCAAGTAAATTTGGACGAAAGAAAATGATTTTATTTGGTGTTGCATTACTAGCAATTTGTTTTGGATCTGCTTCATTCCTAACTGCTCATACAGGTGGCATACTATATATCATATTAGCATTAACTGGTGTTGCATGGGCAACAATTAATGTTAACTCCTTCCCAATGGCAGTAGAACTTGCAACTGGTAAGGATGTTGGTAGATTTACTGGATATTACTATGCATTCTCAATGGCTGCACAAATTATAACTCCGATTATTTCGGGATTACTAATGGATAAAATGCAAAGATCAGTATTATTCCCATATGCAGCATTCTTTGTTGTATTATCATTTATAACAATGATTTTTGTGAAACATGGAGATGTTAAGATTGCTAAAAAGGGCTTGTTAGAGAGTTTTGATGTCGAAGACTAA
- a CDS encoding DUF2975 domain-containing protein: MLIILILFIIALLLISVLTFKLLYIIKHSNFKKTISFLEKYIIIILSLLIFIYSAYTIYSISNTDYFVFIYIANAVISTIYFIIIFSSSKKLLKNLKNEIIFDDQNAVEIRKIGTNFLYLAITEIVTGLLLNIVLFMSRYTDTFSIQTNLTIFIYITIGVILLIIDFILKKAIEIDRENKLTI; this comes from the coding sequence ATGCTTATCATCTTAATCTTATTCATTATTGCACTATTATTAATTTCAGTGTTAACATTCAAATTGCTGTATATAATTAAACATAGTAACTTTAAAAAAACTATTTCTTTTTTAGAGAAATATATAATCATTATTCTATCACTTCTAATTTTTATTTATTCAGCATATACAATCTACTCTATTAGCAATACTGATTACTTTGTTTTTATTTATATTGCAAATGCAGTAATTTCAACAATCTATTTTATTATAATATTTAGTTCATCAAAAAAATTACTAAAAAATCTAAAGAATGAGATTATTTTTGATGATCAAAATGCAGTAGAAATAAGAAAAATTGGTACGAATTTCTTATATCTTGCAATTACCGAGATAGTAACTGGTTTATTATTAAATATTGTTCTTTTCATGAGTAGATATACTGATACATTCTCTATACAAACCAACTTAACTATTTTTATATACATTACTATTGGAGTCATACTTTTAATTATCGATTTCATATTAAAAAAAGCAATTGAAATTGATAGAGAAAACAAATTAACAATATGA
- a CDS encoding NAD(P)H-dependent oxidoreductase, whose translation MKTLVVYAHPWDGSFNHFVLDKVSELLENQGKTVDVIDLNKDGFDPVMHPADLKVFARGEYHDELAKSYVEKLKAADELVFVFPIWWYGEPAILKGFYDKVLLKGQVYHEVDHQMKGLLNTKKATIITTANIDKTIFSYLGDPIKNVLAGGILKTIGVENCDWIHCPTVHVEEARNKFLSEIEQNFA comes from the coding sequence ATGAAAACATTAGTTGTGTACGCACACCCATGGGATGGAAGTTTTAATCACTTTGTGTTAGACAAAGTCTCAGAATTATTAGAAAATCAAGGAAAGACTGTCGATGTAATCGACCTAAACAAAGATGGATTTGATCCAGTAATGCATCCAGCAGATTTAAAAGTATTCGCTAGAGGTGAGTATCATGATGAACTTGCTAAGAGTTATGTAGAAAAATTAAAAGCTGCTGATGAATTAGTATTTGTATTTCCAATTTGGTGGTATGGTGAACCTGCAATCTTAAAAGGATTTTATGATAAAGTCTTATTAAAAGGTCAAGTTTATCACGAAGTTGATCATCAAATGAAAGGTTTATTAAATACTAAGAAAGCAACAATTATTACAACTGCAAATATTGATAAAACAATATTCTCTTATTTAGGTGATCCAATTAAGAATGTTCTTGCAGGTGGAATATTAAAAACTATTGGTGTTGAAAACTGTGATTGGATTCACTGCCCAACAGTTCACGTAGAAGAAGCAAGAAATAAGTTCTTATCTGAAATTGAACAAAATTTTGCATAA
- a CDS encoding IS1595 family transposase has translation MKHLKLSDYKIKKLIAFMIDDVTLEVIARNLDINIKTVLYYRYIIFHSLKNYQENLKISGVIVIDETFISIREKPYKHVRPDGKGIRGLSFNQLCVVTMVNIYGVSVAKVVSRAMPLPQQFIDNFTDNIGQVEKFIHDGNTKTYQFMNQFEVENINGRKDETGEYSTIMVDNYHSILKRFLYKHSGYKLKNLQHYLNFFVYRQNYLAYHNIKNMNQRIKTKNKMIKSIFKRVLKSIKEVTFDDFMKDKGITEILENR, from the coding sequence ATGAAACATCTTAAGTTAAGTGATTATAAAATCAAAAAGTTAATAGCTTTTATGATTGATGATGTTACGCTGGAAGTTATTGCAAGAAATCTTGATATTAATATTAAAACAGTTTTATATTATAGATATATTATATTTCATTCATTAAAGAACTATCAAGAAAACTTGAAGATAAGTGGAGTGATCGTAATTGATGAAACATTCATTAGTATTAGAGAAAAACCCTATAAACATGTTAGACCAGATGGTAAAGGTATTAGAGGTCTCTCATTTAACCAGTTATGTGTAGTCACAATGGTAAATATATATGGTGTATCTGTAGCTAAAGTAGTATCCAGAGCAATGCCTCTCCCTCAGCAATTCATTGATAATTTCACTGACAATATTGGACAAGTTGAAAAATTTATTCATGACGGGAACACTAAAACATATCAATTCATGAATCAATTTGAAGTGGAAAATATCAATGGAAGAAAAGATGAAACTGGAGAATATTCAACCATAATGGTAGACAATTATCATAGTATATTAAAAAGATTTCTCTATAAACATTCTGGATATAAACTTAAAAACTTACAACACTATTTGAATTTTTTCGTTTATAGGCAAAACTATTTAGCGTATCATAATATTAAAAATATGAATCAAAGAATTAAAACTAAAAATAAAATGATTAAAAGTATATTTAAAAGAGTTCTAAAATCAATAAAAGAAGTTACTTTTGATGATTTTATGAAAGACAAAGGTATTACAGAAATTCTGGAAAACAGATAA
- a CDS encoding ATP-dependent Clp protease ATP-binding subunit has product MNFTQQPDYTNDPNVLDKFGRNLNEQVKSGKIDPVIGRDDEIRRIIKILSRKTKNNPVLIGEPGVGKTAIVEGLARRIIDKDVPLGLRDKIVYELDLASLLAGAKYRGEFEERLQAVLKKIKESDGNIILFIDEIHNIVGAGRADGAMDASNMLKPLLARGELHCVGATTLNEYREYIEKDKALERRFQQVMVNEPTVEDTISILRGLKDRFEAHHGVNISDKALIAAATLSNRYITERFLPDKAIDLVDEACASIRIEIDSMPVELDDLQRKLLQLEIERSALEKEKDELSKTRLSDVKNEIEGLRLEEKTLREQWETEKKSVEEVKKVKSQLEKYKNDLQIAFGNSDYKKAAELQYGLIPETEKKIIELSKKIENNELITETVTEESIAEVVYKWTNIPVQKLMSGDREKLLGLEEKLKSRVIGQDHAIKLVSEAILRQRAGIKAANSAIGSFLILGPTGVGKTETAKALADLLFDDENKIVRIDMSEYMESHSVAKLIGAPPGYIGYNEGGQLTEAVRRKPYSIVLFDEIEKAHPEVFNVLLQVLDDGRLTDSQGRVVDFKNTVIILTSNLGSSFLLEKDIDAEKKVMSLVQATFKPEFLNRIDDIIMFNPLDFKVQERITEKLLKELQERLFSNHILVHFTKEVKKNIMNNGYNEQYGARPLKRYIQKEIETFLAKKILSNELVPNEKYIVDFQNDEWVLQHQIENKKLSE; this is encoded by the coding sequence ATGAACTTTACACAACAACCTGATTATACAAACGATCCAAATGTCTTAGATAAATTTGGACGTAATTTAAACGAGCAGGTAAAATCTGGAAAAATTGATCCAGTTATTGGACGCGATGATGAAATTCGACGTATTATTAAAATATTATCAAGAAAAACTAAAAACAACCCAGTATTAATTGGTGAACCTGGTGTAGGAAAAACAGCAATTGTTGAAGGTCTTGCAAGAAGAATTATTGATAAAGATGTTCCACTTGGACTTAGAGACAAAATTGTTTATGAATTAGATTTAGCATCACTTCTTGCTGGGGCTAAATATCGTGGTGAATTTGAGGAAAGACTTCAAGCTGTTCTAAAAAAGATTAAAGAATCCGATGGAAATATTATTCTTTTCATTGATGAAATTCATAATATTGTTGGTGCTGGTAGAGCAGATGGCGCAATGGATGCTTCTAACATGTTAAAACCACTCTTAGCACGTGGTGAATTACATTGTGTTGGTGCTACCACTCTAAATGAATATCGTGAATACATTGAAAAAGATAAAGCCTTAGAACGTCGTTTCCAACAAGTAATGGTTAACGAACCAACTGTTGAAGATACTATTAGTATTTTACGTGGATTAAAAGACCGCTTTGAAGCACATCATGGGGTTAATATAAGTGATAAAGCTTTAATAGCTGCTGCTACATTATCTAATCGTTATATAACAGAACGTTTCTTACCTGATAAAGCAATCGATTTAGTTGATGAAGCTTGTGCTTCTATTCGTATTGAAATTGATTCAATGCCTGTTGAATTAGATGATTTACAAAGAAAATTACTTCAATTAGAAATCGAAAGATCAGCATTAGAAAAAGAAAAAGATGAATTATCAAAAACACGCTTAAGTGATGTTAAAAATGAAATTGAAGGCTTACGTTTAGAAGAAAAGACTCTTAGAGAACAATGGGAAACAGAAAAAAAATCTGTTGAAGAAGTTAAAAAGGTTAAAAGCCAACTCGAAAAATATAAAAATGATTTACAGATTGCTTTTGGAAATAGTGATTATAAAAAAGCTGCTGAACTTCAATATGGCTTAATTCCAGAAACTGAAAAGAAAATTATTGAATTAAGTAAAAAGATTGAAAATAATGAATTAATAACCGAAACTGTAACTGAAGAATCAATTGCTGAAGTAGTTTATAAATGGACTAACATTCCTGTTCAAAAATTAATGAGCGGAGATCGTGAAAAACTTTTAGGATTAGAAGAAAAACTAAAATCTCGTGTTATTGGTCAAGATCATGCAATTAAACTTGTAAGTGAGGCAATTCTTCGACAAAGAGCAGGTATTAAAGCAGCAAATAGTGCAATCGGTTCGTTCTTAATTCTAGGACCAACTGGTGTTGGTAAAACCGAAACTGCTAAAGCATTAGCTGATTTATTATTTGATGACGAAAATAAAATCGTTAGAATCGATATGAGTGAATATATGGAATCTCATAGTGTTGCTAAATTAATCGGTGCTCCTCCAGGATATATCGGATATAATGAAGGTGGTCAATTAACTGAAGCAGTTCGTAGAAAACCATATTCAATCGTTTTATTTGATGAAATTGAAAAAGCACATCCTGAAGTTTTCAACGTTTTATTACAAGTCTTAGATGATGGTAGATTAACTGATAGCCAAGGTCGTGTTGTTGACTTTAAAAATACTGTAATTATTTTAACATCAAATTTAGGTAGTTCGTTCTTATTAGAAAAAGATATTGATGCCGAAAAGAAAGTTATGTCATTAGTACAAGCAACTTTCAAACCAGAATTCTTAAATAGAATTGATGATATTATTATGTTTAATCCATTAGACTTTAAAGTACAAGAAAGAATTACTGAAAAATTACTTAAAGAATTACAAGAAAGATTATTTAGTAATCATATTCTTGTTCATTTTACTAAGGAAGTTAAGAAAAATATTATGAATAATGGCTATAATGAACAATATGGAGCAAGACCATTAAAGCGTTATATTCAAAAAGAAATTGAAACATTCTTAGCTAAGAAAATACTAAGCAATGAATTAGTACCTAATGAAAAATATATTGTTGATTTCCAAAATGATGAATGGGTTTTACAACATCAAATTGAAAATAAAAAACTAAGTGAATAA